Genomic window (Streptomyces sp. NBC_00078):
CGCATCTGAGGAGGTTGTCATGAGTGAGGTCATCGCACGGCTGGCCATGTCGCTCGACGGGTACATCGCGGGCCCCGAGTCGGGCCCCGAGCATCCGCTCGGCATCGGCGGGGAGCGGCTGCACACGTGGGTGTACGGGCTGCGGACGTTCCGCGAGATGCAGGGGATGAAGGGCGGGACGACGGGTCCGGACGACGACTTGATCGCCGCGCACGTCGCGCGGCCCGGCGCGGTCGTGATGGGCCACGGCATGTTCGTCACCGGGGAGATCCCGTGGGGCGACGAGCCGCCCTTCCACGCGCCGGTGTACGTCGTCACCCACCACGCCCGCGAGTCCGTCGTGAAGAAGGGCGGCACCACCTACCACTTCGTCACCGAGGGTCCGGAGCGCGCACTGGAGCTGGCGCGGGCGGCGGCCGACGGGAAGGACGTGTCGCTGGCGGGCGGGGCGGACCTCGTGCAGCAGTTCATCCGCAACGGCCGGCTGGACGAACTGCTGCTGCACGTGGTGCCGGTACTCGCGTGCGGTGGGCGGCGGTTGTTCGACAACCTCGGCGACCAGCACATCGAGTGGGAGAAGACGCACGTGCTGGACTCCGCGGGGGTCACGCACATCCGGCTGCGCTCCCCGCACACCGTGCCCGCGGAATGAGCCTGATGCCCCGGACGATCACCGCGGAGCCCTACGACCCCCCGTCGCCGCCGCCCTCTCGCGGGCGTACCGCACCGAGGTCGGCGACCGCTGGTACCTCCTGCACGAGGACCGTCAACTGTGTCGACGCACCGGCCGGGAGGGAGCCCCGACCGGCTAAGGCGCCCCCGTGGGCGAACGACCCGACGGAGTAGTCCCGTAGTGCGGCTGTTCCTGGTCCGAGCCGCAGAGTTCGTCGTTGAGTTGGCCGACCAGCTGGGCGAGGTCCGTCGGCCGGTCGGGGCCCCACCAGTCGCCCAGCAGTTCCGCCAGGGACTGCTCGCGGGCCTGCGCGAGCCGTTCGGCGACCTCGCGGCCCTCGTCGGTGAGGACGAGGTCGAGGCCCTCACGGGTGGCCAGGTGCCGTTCCTCGATCTGGCGGCCCGCGGCGATGACGGCCCGCAGCGGCACCGAGCTGCGCTCGGCGAGCACGCCCGGCTCGGCCCAGCCGTACTTCTTGATCCGCAGCAGCAGCCAGCTCGCGGCGGGCAACAGGTCGTAGCCCGCCCGTTCGGTGATCTCCACGTAGATCTCGCGCCGGCCCTCGCGGGTGCCCAGCACGGACAGCGCGCGGCACACCTCGTCGTAGGAGGACCGCTCGACCGGATTGCTGGCGAGCGTCTCGGTGACGTCGGGCGCGGTGACGGAGCCGCGCAGTTTGTCCTCCTTGAGGAACCAGGCCAGTACGAAGCCGACGAGGGCGACGGGGGCGGCGTACAGGAAGACGTCGGTGATGGACGCGGCGTACGCGTGCAGGGCGGGCGGGCGCAGGTCGGCCGGCAGGGAGCCGATGCCGCGCGGGTCGGATTCGAGGGAGTCCGCCGAGACGCCGGCCGGGAGCCGGGTGCCCTGGAAGGCGTCGGTCAGCTGGTCGCCCAGGCGGCCCGCGAAGACCGTGCCGAAGATGGCGACGCCGAAGGAGGCGCCGATCGAGCGGAAGAAGGTCGCGCCGGAGGTGGCGACGCCGAGATCCTCGTACGAGACCGCGTTCTGCACGATGAGGACCAGCACCTGCATGACCAGGCCGAGCCCGAGGCCGAAGACGAAGAAGTCCACGCTCATCGAGGCCGTGGAGCTGTACTCGTCGAGCCGGTGCAGCAGGAGCAGACCGAGGGCGGTGACTCCGGTGCCCGCGATGGGGAACACCTTCCAGCGGCCGGTACGGCTGACGATCTGCCCGGAGGTGGTGGACGACAGCAGCATGCCGAACACCATCGGCAGCATGTGCACCCCGGACATGGTCGGCGTCACGCCCTGGACGACCTGGAGGAAGGTCGGCAGATAGGTCATCGCGCCGAACATGGCGAAGCCGACGATGAAGCTGATGATCGCGGAGAGGGTGAAGGTGCGGATGCGGAACAGTTTGAGGGGGAGAACGGGCTCGGCCGCCCTCCGCTCCACGGCCA
Coding sequences:
- a CDS encoding dihydrofolate reductase family protein; this encodes MSEVIARLAMSLDGYIAGPESGPEHPLGIGGERLHTWVYGLRTFREMQGMKGGTTGPDDDLIAAHVARPGAVVMGHGMFVTGEIPWGDEPPFHAPVYVVTHHARESVVKKGGTTYHFVTEGPERALELARAAADGKDVSLAGGADLVQQFIRNGRLDELLLHVVPVLACGGRRLFDNLGDQHIEWEKTHVLDSAGVTHIRLRSPHTVPAE
- a CDS encoding MFS transporter — its product is MAGDAHGMTGNVRDAQPPAKPPKRGSAAQEHVSGNVLVSIGALLLGLLLAALDQTIVSTALPTIVSDLGGLEHLSWVVTAYLLASTAATPLWGKLGDQYGRKRLFQIAIVIFLIGSALCGTAQNMPQLIAFRAVQGLGGGGLIVLSMAIVGDVVSPRERGRYQGLFGAVFGATSVLGPLLGGVFTQHLSWRWVFYINLPVGVVALAVIAAALHIPRRATPHVIDYLGTFLIASVATCLILVASLGGTTWGWGSAQIIGLIVLGVVLAVAFVAVERRAAEPVLPLKLFRIRTFTLSAIISFIVGFAMFGAMTYLPTFLQVVQGVTPTMSGVHMLPMVFGMLLSSTTSGQIVSRTGRWKVFPIAGTGVTALGLLLLHRLDEYSSTASMSVDFFVFGLGLGLVMQVLVLIVQNAVSYEDLGVATSGATFFRSIGASFGVAIFGTVFAGRLGDQLTDAFQGTRLPAGVSADSLESDPRGIGSLPADLRPPALHAYAASITDVFLYAAPVALVGFVLAWFLKEDKLRGSVTAPDVTETLASNPVERSSYDEVCRALSVLGTREGRREIYVEITERAGYDLLPAASWLLLRIKKYGWAEPGVLAERSSVPLRAVIAAGRQIEERHLATREGLDLVLTDEGREVAERLAQAREQSLAELLGDWWGPDRPTDLAQLVGQLNDELCGSDQEQPHYGTTPSGRSPTGAP